The following proteins are co-located in the Theropithecus gelada isolate Dixy chromosome 19, Tgel_1.0, whole genome shotgun sequence genome:
- the LOC112612709 gene encoding tetra-peptide repeat homeobox protein 1-like → MQDPGHRQGPSLAPDPPRRQRQERTVYTQSQQEVLESYFQNDQYPNYDKRLNLAKALGLKEHQLQVWFKNRRAKLARERRLQQQPQRVPGRRGRGARAAPLVPAAFASVPGGPEFLQGRGSWISPQPGPWGVLPAAEPTIYSLHRTWGGPGCGAQGGLPAAQGPGPGPIPAPIPGPAQIPGPIPGPAQIPGPMSGPLSGSMLDPGSSQGSFPAPISGPGPIPDPVLGRALMPGPESLPAPAPGAAWPQSPNASNLLPETQLFPDFTELLPPMDLFEESSLFTSTSQYEEKDGSVDENHSVLGSLLDL, encoded by the exons ATGCAAGACCCTGGTCATCGCCAAG GCCCTTCCCTGGCCCCGGACCCTCCAAGGAGACAGCGGCAGGAGCGCACGGTCTACACTCAAAGCCAGCAGGAAGTGCTAGAAAGTTACTTTCAGAACGACCAGTACCCGAACTATGACAAGCGACTGAATCTGGCGAAGGCACTCGGCCTCAAGGAGCACCAACTGCAG GTGTGGTTCAAGAATCGCCGCGCCAAACTAGCTCGGGAGCGACGGCTCCAGCAGCAGCCGCAGCGCGTCCCTGGGCGGAGAGGCCGAGGAGCCCGCGCTGCACCCCTAGTccctgcagccttcgcctccgtCCCTGGGGGTCCTGAGTTCCTGCAGGGCCGGGGTTCCTGGATCTCCCCTCAGCCAGGCCCCTGGGGAGTCCTCCCAGCAGCAGAACCCACGATCTACAGCCTCCACCGGACCTGGGGTGGCCCTGGGTGTGGAGCCCAGGGGGGCCTCCCGGCTGCCCAGGGTCCAGGCCCTGGCCCAATCCCAGCTCCTATCCCAGGCCCAGCCCAGATCCCAGGCCCTATCCCAGGCCCAGCCCAGATCCCAGGCCCAATGTCAGGTCCACTCTCAGGCTCAATGTTAGATCCAGGCTCGAGCCAAGGTTCATTCCCCGCCCCCATCTCAGGCCCAGGCCCAATCCCAGATCCAGTCCTAGGCCGAGCCCTGATGCCAGGTCCAGAAtcactcccagccccagccccaggcgcCGCGTGGCCTCAGAGCCCCAATGCCTCCAACTTGTTGCCAGAAACCCAGTTATTCCCTGACTTCACGGAGCTGCTCCCGCCCATGGACCTGTTCGAGGAATCCTCACTCTTTACCTCGACATCTCAGTACGAAGAGAAGGATGGCTCCGTGGACGAAAATCACTCAGTCCTTGGGTCATTACTGGATTTATAG